A single Comamonas sp. NLF-1-9 DNA region contains:
- a CDS encoding NAD(P)-dependent oxidoreductase, with protein MRIAILGATSQIAKDLIKCFLEKNDHDLTLFARRPDAVEHWLSSVDHSNRPVISNFDHFSTEKTFDAIINFVGAGNPATALAMGRKIFETTRQFDQIALDYLASHTDCRYIFLSSGATYGSSFLVPPNMHTHATVEINQPQPADWYGISKLCTELNHRSLDHLGIVDVRIFSYFSRSQDLGAQFFISEILRAIHNRSTLEVSSDHIVRDYLHPVDFHQLIEKVLASPFENRVLDCYSRAPVSKKALLQFMSENFGLVYKEAKKNGLPKINTKVNYYPTGKQASSIGYAPLYSSLEGIEIEARAILDSLPKQHFLE; from the coding sequence ATGAGAATTGCCATACTTGGGGCCACAAGCCAAATCGCCAAAGATTTGATCAAGTGTTTTCTTGAAAAAAACGATCACGACTTGACGTTGTTTGCGCGTCGGCCTGATGCGGTAGAGCATTGGCTAAGCAGTGTCGATCACTCAAATCGCCCCGTCATCTCCAACTTTGACCATTTCTCCACGGAAAAGACATTTGACGCAATAATCAATTTTGTAGGGGCAGGCAACCCAGCAACGGCATTGGCCATGGGCAGGAAGATATTTGAAACAACCCGCCAATTTGACCAGATTGCATTGGATTATTTGGCATCTCACACGGACTGCCGATATATATTTTTGAGTAGCGGCGCAACATACGGATCGTCTTTTCTCGTGCCGCCCAACATGCACACGCATGCAACTGTGGAAATAAACCAGCCCCAACCCGCGGATTGGTATGGAATTTCAAAGTTGTGCACCGAGTTGAACCATCGCTCCCTGGATCATCTGGGGATTGTCGACGTCCGCATTTTTAGTTATTTCAGTCGGTCACAAGACTTGGGTGCGCAATTTTTCATTTCTGAAATACTCCGTGCCATACACAATAGATCAACTCTGGAAGTTTCGTCCGATCACATTGTGCGCGATTATTTGCATCCAGTGGATTTTCATCAATTGATTGAAAAAGTACTGGCCTCTCCTTTCGAAAATCGAGTGCTCGATTGCTACAGCCGCGCTCCGGTGTCCAAAAAAGCACTGCTTCAGTTCATGAGTGAAAATTTCGGGCTGGTTTACAAGGAGGCCAAGAAAAACGGGTTGCCCAAAATCAATACGAAAGTCAATTACTATCCAACTGGCAAACAAGCTTCGAGCATCGGGTACGCCCCCCTGTATTCTTCACTGGAAGGAATAGAAATTGAAGCGCGTGCCATTTTGGATTCATTGCCCAAACAACACTTTCTCGAATGA
- a CDS encoding class I SAM-dependent methyltransferase yields MKQDIPLAISPNGTLGSRHSENDKISYSLTEQAFAKSSIPLIDKLEAFPRFVPKRSIARFLAKHELFKKILGVTGIIVECGVFNGAGLFSWAQLSNIYEPANHTRKIVGFDTFNGFPGINKDMDNTAEFQNKVGDLRGSSLEELLASAKKHNKERHLSHINNIDFVSGDFFETSEKYLQDNPHTIISLLYLDFDLYEPTKRALELFLPKMPKGAIVAFDEINCNSFPGETRALEEVMGINSHRINRFTIDPWISYIEL; encoded by the coding sequence ATGAAACAGGACATCCCGCTCGCAATCAGCCCCAATGGGACATTGGGCAGCCGTCATTCGGAAAACGACAAAATTTCCTATTCCCTGACCGAACAGGCATTTGCAAAATCCTCAATACCATTGATAGACAAGCTTGAAGCCTTTCCGCGATTTGTGCCGAAAAGATCCATTGCAAGGTTTTTGGCAAAGCATGAATTATTCAAGAAAATATTGGGAGTCACAGGGATAATCGTAGAGTGTGGAGTATTCAACGGTGCAGGCCTGTTTTCATGGGCTCAGTTAAGCAATATTTATGAACCAGCAAATCACACGCGAAAAATCGTGGGATTCGATACATTCAATGGCTTCCCGGGCATAAATAAAGACATGGACAATACCGCCGAATTCCAAAACAAAGTTGGTGATCTGCGCGGATCAAGTCTTGAAGAATTACTTGCCTCGGCGAAAAAACACAACAAAGAACGACACCTTTCGCACATCAACAATATCGATTTCGTTTCCGGTGATTTTTTTGAAACGTCAGAGAAATATCTTCAAGACAACCCCCATACAATTATCTCGCTGCTGTATCTGGATTTCGATTTGTATGAGCCAACCAAAAGAGCGCTCGAACTTTTCCTGCCAAAAATGCCGAAGGGCGCAATAGTCGCATTTGACGAAATCAATTGCAATTCTTTTCCAGGAGAAACCCGGGCACTGGAAGAGGTCATGGGGATAAATAGTCACAGAATCAATCGATTCACTATTGACCCATGGATTTCCTATATAGAATTGTGA
- the rfbH gene encoding lipopolysaccharide biosynthesis protein RfbH, giving the protein MTPQEIRADIARLVEQYAAASLRPQAFEPGSTPVPPSGKLLGAEELKYMVEASLDGWLTTGRFNAAFELKLAAFLGVRHAITVNSGSSANLVAFSTLTSPRLGSRAIRPGDEVIGVAAGFPTTVNPMLQFGAVPVFVDIELGSYNIDASRIEAAIGPKTKAIMLAHTLGNPFNLDVVTALCKKHGLWLIEDCCDALGSTWQGRKVGSFGDIGTLSFYPAHHITMGEGGAVFTNNDELKLIAESFRDWGRDCYCAPGKDNTCCKRFAQQFGTLPMGYDHKYTYSHLGYNLKITDMQAACGLAQLEKADQFIARRKANFAWLHERLRDCEEFLILPHATPGSDPSWFGFPITLRDNAPVSRLDLLTYLDQNKVGTRLLFAGNLTRQPYMLGRNYRVSGTLEHTDKVMNDTFWIGVQPALTQEMLEFAAKSIRAYLGVDFE; this is encoded by the coding sequence ATGACGCCGCAAGAAATTCGCGCCGACATTGCCCGGCTGGTCGAGCAGTACGCCGCCGCCAGCCTGCGCCCGCAGGCCTTCGAGCCCGGCAGCACGCCTGTGCCGCCCTCGGGCAAGCTGCTAGGCGCAGAGGAACTCAAATACATGGTCGAGGCCAGCCTGGATGGCTGGCTGACCACCGGCCGCTTCAACGCCGCCTTCGAACTCAAGCTGGCGGCCTTTTTGGGCGTGCGCCACGCCATCACCGTCAATTCGGGCTCCTCGGCCAACCTGGTCGCGTTCAGCACGCTGACCAGCCCGCGGCTGGGCAGCCGCGCCATCCGCCCGGGCGACGAGGTGATCGGCGTGGCCGCAGGCTTTCCGACCACGGTCAACCCCATGCTGCAATTTGGCGCCGTGCCGGTATTCGTCGACATCGAGCTGGGCAGCTACAACATCGACGCCAGCCGGATCGAGGCGGCCATCGGCCCGAAAACCAAGGCAATCATGCTGGCCCACACGCTGGGCAACCCGTTCAACCTGGACGTCGTCACCGCGCTGTGCAAAAAGCACGGCCTGTGGCTGATCGAGGACTGCTGCGACGCGCTCGGCTCCACCTGGCAGGGCCGCAAGGTAGGCAGCTTCGGCGACATCGGCACGCTGAGCTTCTATCCTGCGCACCACATCACCATGGGCGAGGGCGGCGCGGTGTTCACCAACAACGATGAACTCAAATTGATCGCCGAGAGCTTTCGCGACTGGGGGCGCGACTGCTACTGCGCGCCCGGCAAGGACAACACCTGCTGCAAGCGCTTTGCCCAGCAGTTCGGCACCCTGCCCATGGGCTACGACCACAAATACACCTACAGCCACCTGGGCTACAACCTCAAGATCACCGACATGCAGGCCGCCTGCGGCCTGGCGCAGCTTGAAAAGGCCGATCAATTCATTGCCCGGCGCAAAGCCAATTTCGCTTGGCTGCACGAGCGGCTGCGCGACTGCGAAGAATTTCTCATCCTGCCCCACGCCACGCCGGGCAGCGACCCCTCGTGGTTCGGCTTTCCCATCACGCTGCGCGACAACGCCCCGGTTTCGCGTCTGGACCTGCTCACCTACCTGGATCAGAACAAAGTGGGAACCCGCCTGCTTTTCGCCGGAAACCTCACGCGCCAGCCTTATATGCTGGGCCGCAACTACCGCGTGAGTGGCACGCTGGAGCACACCGACAAGGTGATGAACGACACCTTCTGGATCGGCGTGCAACCGGCGCTGACGCAGGAGATGCTGGAATTTGCCGCCAAGAGCATCCGGGCCTATCTGGGCGTCGACTTTGAATGA
- the rfbG gene encoding CDP-glucose 4,6-dehydratase: MLVNATPAPSLAFWRGKRVLLTGHSGFKGAWLALWLTELGAEVTGLSLAPVGRPNLFTLARIAGDLQASHCTDIRDAQAVATIVRKARPQIVLHLAAQALVRQSYAEPLATWATNVQGTAHVLDALRGQSDARVAVVVTTDKVYRNREWAWPYREDDALGGHDPYSASKAACELVAASYRSAFLQAQGLALATARAGNVIGGGDWAEDRLIPDAVRAWGAGQELVIRNPQATRPWQHVLEPLAAYLRLAERLWEQPELAGAYNFGPLPHEAATVEFVLKLASGAYPTSAISYQNSNNQPHEAGWLALETAQARQTLGVAPRWTLEQAVARTMAWYRAQAAGQDARALCLADLRAFEESP, encoded by the coding sequence ATGCTGGTGAACGCCACCCCTGCCCCGTCGCTCGCCTTCTGGCGCGGCAAGCGCGTGCTGCTCACCGGCCACAGCGGCTTCAAGGGCGCGTGGCTGGCACTGTGGCTGACAGAGCTCGGCGCCGAGGTCACGGGCCTGTCGCTCGCACCGGTCGGCAGACCCAATCTGTTCACCCTGGCAAGGATCGCAGGCGACTTGCAGGCCAGCCATTGCACCGATATCCGCGATGCGCAGGCCGTGGCCACCATCGTGCGCAAGGCGCGCCCGCAGATCGTGCTGCACCTGGCCGCGCAGGCCCTGGTGCGCCAGAGCTACGCCGAGCCGCTGGCCACCTGGGCCACGAACGTGCAGGGCACGGCCCATGTGCTCGATGCGCTGCGCGGCCAGAGCGACGCCCGCGTGGCCGTCGTCGTCACCACCGACAAGGTCTACCGCAACCGCGAATGGGCCTGGCCCTACCGCGAGGACGACGCGCTCGGCGGCCACGACCCCTACAGCGCCAGCAAGGCCGCGTGCGAACTGGTCGCGGCCAGCTACCGCAGCGCCTTTTTGCAGGCCCAGGGCCTGGCGCTGGCCACCGCGCGCGCGGGCAACGTGATTGGAGGCGGCGACTGGGCCGAGGACCGCCTCATCCCCGACGCCGTGCGCGCCTGGGGCGCAGGGCAAGAGCTGGTGATCCGCAACCCGCAGGCCACCCGCCCCTGGCAGCACGTACTCGAACCGCTGGCCGCCTATCTGAGACTGGCCGAGCGCCTGTGGGAGCAGCCCGAACTGGCGGGGGCCTACAACTTCGGCCCGCTGCCGCATGAAGCGGCGACGGTCGAATTTGTATTGAAATTGGCCTCTGGCGCTTATCCAACAAGCGCAATCAGCTATCAAAATAGTAATAATCAGCCGCACGAGGCCGGTTGGCTTGCACTGGAAACCGCCCAGGCCCGCCAGACGCTGGGCGTGGCGCCGCGCTGGACACTGGAGCAGGCCGTGGCGCGCACCATGGCCTGGTACCGCGCCCAGGCCGCAGGGCAGGACGCCCGCGCCTTGTGCCTGGCCGACCTGCGCGCCTTCGAGGAAAGCCCATGA
- the rfbF gene encoding glucose-1-phosphate cytidylyltransferase encodes MKAVLLAGGLGTRIAEESHLRPKPMIEIGGRPILWHIMKIYSAHGVNDFIVCLGYKGYVIKEYFANYFLHMSDVTFDMAENRMQVHHRHAEPWRVTLVDTGENTQTGGRLRRVREYLDPGETFCFTYGDGVADLDMEEQFAFHRAHGRLATITAVQPPGRFGTLAHEGGAVTGFEEKPAGDGGWINGGFFVLQPEVIGLIDGDASPWESTPMKTLASQNQLRAFEHHGFWQPMDTLREKNLLEELWASGQAPWKCW; translated from the coding sequence ATGAAAGCCGTCCTCCTTGCCGGCGGGCTTGGAACCCGCATCGCCGAAGAGTCGCACCTGCGCCCCAAGCCCATGATCGAGATCGGCGGGCGGCCCATCCTGTGGCACATCATGAAGATCTATTCCGCCCACGGCGTGAACGACTTCATCGTCTGCCTGGGCTACAAGGGCTATGTCATCAAGGAGTACTTCGCCAATTACTTCCTGCACATGTCCGACGTCACCTTTGACATGGCGGAAAACCGCATGCAAGTACACCACCGCCACGCCGAGCCCTGGCGCGTGACCCTGGTCGATACCGGCGAGAACACCCAGACCGGCGGTCGCCTGCGCCGCGTGCGCGAGTACCTGGACCCCGGCGAAACCTTCTGCTTCACCTACGGCGACGGCGTGGCCGATCTGGACATGGAGGAGCAGTTTGCGTTTCACCGCGCGCACGGGCGGCTGGCCACCATCACCGCCGTGCAGCCGCCGGGTCGCTTCGGCACGCTGGCGCACGAGGGCGGTGCAGTCACCGGTTTTGAAGAAAAGCCGGCCGGCGACGGCGGCTGGATCAATGGCGGCTTCTTCGTGCTGCAGCCCGAGGTCATCGGGCTCATCGATGGCGACGCAAGCCCGTGGGAATCCACGCCGATGAAGACCTTGGCGAGTCAGAACCAATTGCGCGCCTTCGAGCACCACGGCTTCTGGCAGCCCATGGACACGCTGCGCGAGAAAAACCTGCTCGAAGAGCTCTGGGCCAGCGGCCAGGCGCCCTGGAAATGCTGGTGA
- the motA gene encoding flagellar motor stator protein MotA — translation MFIIIGYAVVFGSVFGVFVAHGGNIHVLMEALPFEMATIGGAAVGAFVVNNQPKVLKGTLSALPKLFKGSQYTKARYMELLAMLYEILQKARKEGLMAIEADVEEPEKSELFKKFPTVGSDHHVLEFTTDYLRMMVSGNLNAHEIEALMDSEIETHHQEAHGPVAALTRLAGALPAFGIVAAVLGVVNTMGNVGQPPAVLGGMIASALVGTFLGIFLAYAVAEPLAGLLEQRNEDASKELVCIKSTLLASMQGYNPATAIEFGRKVLFSDVRPSFIELESHVKGKK, via the coding sequence ATGTTCATCATCATCGGCTATGCCGTCGTCTTCGGAAGCGTCTTCGGCGTGTTCGTGGCGCACGGCGGAAACATCCATGTGCTCATGGAGGCCTTGCCGTTCGAGATGGCCACGATCGGCGGCGCGGCGGTGGGGGCCTTCGTGGTCAACAACCAGCCCAAGGTGCTCAAGGGGACGCTCTCGGCGCTGCCCAAGCTGTTCAAGGGCAGCCAGTACACCAAGGCGCGCTACATGGAGCTGCTGGCCATGCTCTACGAGATCCTGCAGAAGGCGCGCAAGGAAGGCCTGATGGCCATCGAGGCCGACGTCGAGGAGCCGGAAAAGTCCGAGCTGTTCAAGAAATTCCCCACGGTGGGCAGCGACCACCATGTGCTCGAATTCACCACCGACTACCTGCGCATGATGGTCTCGGGCAACCTCAACGCCCACGAGATCGAGGCGCTGATGGACAGCGAGATCGAAACCCACCACCAGGAGGCGCACGGCCCGGTGGCCGCGCTCACCCGCCTGGCGGGCGCGCTGCCGGCCTTCGGCATCGTGGCGGCGGTGCTCGGTGTGGTCAACACCATGGGCAACGTCGGCCAGCCGCCGGCGGTGCTCGGCGGCATGATCGCCTCGGCGCTGGTGGGCACCTTCCTGGGCATCTTCCTGGCCTACGCGGTGGCCGAGCCGCTCGCCGGCCTGCTCGAGCAGCGCAACGAGGACGCCAGCAAGGAGCTGGTGTGCATCAAGTCCACGTTGCTGGCCAGCATGCAGGGCTACAACCCGGCGACGGCCATCGAATTCGGGCGCAAGGTGCTGTTCTCCGACGTGCGCCCGAGCTTCATCGAACTGGAATCGCACGTGAAGGGCAAGAAATAG
- the motB gene encoding flagellar motor protein MotB — protein MADKKLQPIIIKRVKKADHGAHGGAWKIAYADFVTAMMAFFLLMWLLGSTSKGDLQGIAEYFASPMKVAMQGGDGAGNSSSVIQGGGTDLARVYGQMRRSQDSDADKGHTSQQARPQSIEAQRAERARIDAQRIKELQGKLESVITQDMALNEYRSQIRIDVTPDGLQVQIVDEQNRPMFDSGSALVKNYMRSILRAIGGALGGVENRVSIAGHTDATPYGNGERGYSNWELSADRANASRRELVAGGMPDDKLIRVVGLAASDPLQPQEPRAAVNRRITITVLTREAEERLMGHDLPALSLPAGPAEKNPDNAAPGAAG, from the coding sequence ATGGCGGACAAGAAACTGCAACCCATCATCATCAAGCGCGTGAAGAAGGCGGACCATGGCGCGCACGGCGGCGCCTGGAAGATCGCCTACGCCGACTTCGTGACCGCGATGATGGCCTTCTTCCTGCTGATGTGGCTGCTGGGCTCGACCAGCAAGGGCGACCTGCAGGGCATTGCCGAGTACTTCGCCTCACCGATGAAGGTGGCGATGCAGGGCGGCGACGGCGCGGGCAACAGCTCCAGCGTGATCCAGGGCGGCGGCACCGATCTGGCGCGCGTCTACGGCCAGATGCGCCGCAGCCAGGACAGTGACGCCGACAAGGGCCACACCAGCCAGCAGGCCCGACCCCAGAGCATCGAGGCCCAGCGTGCCGAGCGTGCGCGCATCGATGCGCAGCGCATCAAGGAGCTGCAGGGCAAGCTCGAATCGGTGATCACCCAGGACATGGCGCTCAACGAATACCGCTCGCAGATCCGCATCGACGTCACGCCCGACGGCCTGCAGGTGCAGATCGTCGATGAGCAAAACCGCCCCATGTTCGACAGCGGCAGCGCGCTGGTCAAGAACTACATGCGCAGCATCCTGCGCGCCATCGGCGGGGCGCTGGGCGGGGTGGAAAACCGCGTCAGCATCGCCGGGCACACCGACGCCACGCCCTATGGCAACGGCGAGCGCGGCTACAGCAACTGGGAGCTTTCCGCCGACCGCGCCAACGCCTCGCGGCGCGAGCTGGTGGCCGGCGGCATGCCCGACGACAAGCTGATCCGCGTGGTGGGCCTGGCCGCCAGCGACCCGCTGCAGCCGCAGGAGCCGCGCGCCGCGGTAAACCGGCGCATCACCATCACGGTGCTCACGCGCGAGGCCGAAGAGCGCCTGATGGGCCACGACCTGCCGGCGCTGAGCCTGCCCGCTGGCCCGGCAGAGAAAAACCCGGACAATGCGGCCCCTGGGGCTGCCGGGTAA
- the cheY gene encoding chemotaxis response regulator CheY — MSSALRFLIVDDFSTMRRIVRNLLKESGFTEADEAEDGVVALQKLRNSKFDFVVSDINMPNMNGFQLLAEIKKDDALKHLPVLMVTAEARKEDIVAAAQGGAAGYIVKPFTKATLEEKVTLILKKLGL; from the coding sequence GTGTCCTCAGCCCTTCGTTTCCTGATAGTTGACGATTTTTCGACGATGCGCCGCATCGTGCGCAACCTGCTCAAGGAGAGCGGGTTCACCGAAGCCGATGAAGCCGAAGACGGCGTGGTTGCGCTGCAGAAGCTGCGCAACAGCAAGTTCGACTTTGTCGTCTCCGACATCAACATGCCCAACATGAACGGCTTTCAGTTGCTGGCGGAGATCAAGAAGGACGACGCGCTCAAGCACCTGCCGGTGCTGATGGTCACGGCCGAGGCGCGCAAGGAAGACATCGTTGCCGCCGCCCAGGGCGGGGCCGCGGGCTACATCGTCAAGCCCTTCACCAAGGCCACGCTCGAAGAAAAGGTCACGCTCATCCTCAAGAAACTGGGCTTGTAG
- a CDS encoding protein phosphatase CheZ: MASEDLAATPATPDAEDVHTRIGQLTRQLHTALSELGYANQLRSTMSELPDAQSRLSYISRLTGQAAEKVLGRVEMAKAIRDRVADEGERTFDALMADPVAAVARGEIYNFLVDLRQAGEELDGHLTEIMMAQDFHDLTGQVIARVVNLAATIEEQLVQLVIQTAPPGTVVQAAPAEPPRLQGPVVEPEKNPGEVVTDQSQVDDLLASLGF, translated from the coding sequence ATGGCAAGCGAGGACCTCGCCGCAACGCCTGCGACCCCGGACGCCGAGGACGTGCACACGCGCATCGGCCAGCTCACGCGCCAGTTGCACACCGCACTTTCCGAGCTTGGCTACGCCAACCAGTTGCGCAGCACCATGAGCGAGCTGCCCGACGCGCAAAGCCGCCTGTCCTACATCTCGCGCCTGACTGGCCAGGCGGCGGAGAAGGTGCTGGGCCGCGTGGAGATGGCCAAGGCCATCCGCGACCGCGTGGCCGACGAGGGCGAGCGTACCTTCGACGCGCTGATGGCCGACCCGGTGGCGGCCGTGGCGCGCGGTGAGATCTACAACTTTCTCGTCGACCTGCGCCAGGCGGGCGAGGAGCTCGATGGCCATCTGACCGAAATCATGATGGCCCAGGACTTTCACGACCTCACCGGCCAGGTGATCGCGCGCGTGGTGAACCTGGCCGCGACCATCGAAGAGCAGCTGGTGCAGCTGGTGATCCAGACCGCGCCGCCGGGCACCGTGGTCCAGGCGGCGCCCGCCGAGCCGCCGCGCCTGCAGGGCCCGGTGGTCGAACCCGAGAAGAACCCCGGCGAGGTGGTTACCGACCAATCCCAGGTGGACGATTTGCTGGCCAGCCTGGGTTTTTGA
- a CDS encoding flagellar biosynthesis protein FlhB, which translates to MDSSQDKQLPATERKLQKAREDGQAPRSQELSHLAVLGVLGLVLWSFFPTLLDVLTREMGRQLSFDAVALRAPADMFNRLQAMLLVGLAISLVLALLAALAAVAASLGSGGWIWSLKALQPQFSRLDPLQGVKNLVSKQKLSNLGKMLLLATALIYVAWKYMSTSAEKMAQLVLQPAAPSLRDAGQWVGTGVALLLLVVLLFAVVDVPLQQYLHRSRLKMSHEEVKQEHKDSDGNPLIRQRIRQKQREVAERASVSAVPRADFVVMNPTHYAVALRYDEASMGAPQVISKGTDLVAFRIRDLAMEHAIPVLRSPMLARALYAHADLDQPIPAQLYTAVAQVLAYVYRLKAAMRGEGRMPDAPPVPDAHIPPQLDPHSPQAQHR; encoded by the coding sequence ATGGATTCAAGTCAGGACAAACAACTCCCCGCAACCGAGCGCAAGCTGCAGAAGGCGCGCGAGGATGGGCAGGCGCCGCGTTCGCAGGAGCTGTCGCACCTGGCGGTGCTCGGCGTGCTTGGTCTGGTGCTGTGGTCCTTCTTTCCGACGCTGCTGGACGTGCTCACGCGCGAGATGGGGCGCCAGCTCAGTTTTGACGCCGTCGCCCTGCGCGCGCCCGCGGACATGTTCAACCGGCTACAGGCCATGCTGCTCGTGGGCCTGGCGATCAGCCTGGTGCTGGCGCTGCTGGCGGCGCTGGCGGCGGTGGCGGCAAGCCTGGGCTCGGGCGGCTGGATCTGGAGCCTGAAGGCGCTGCAGCCGCAGTTCAGCCGGCTCGACCCGCTGCAGGGCGTGAAGAACCTGGTGTCCAAACAGAAGCTGTCCAATCTGGGCAAGATGCTGCTGCTGGCCACGGCGCTGATCTACGTCGCCTGGAAGTACATGTCCACCAGCGCCGAGAAGATGGCCCAACTGGTGCTGCAGCCCGCCGCCCCGTCGCTGCGCGACGCCGGCCAGTGGGTGGGCACGGGCGTGGCGCTGCTGCTGCTCGTCGTGCTGCTGTTTGCCGTGGTGGACGTGCCGCTGCAGCAGTACCTGCACCGCTCGCGGCTGAAGATGAGCCATGAAGAGGTCAAGCAAGAGCACAAGGACTCGGACGGCAATCCGCTGATTCGCCAGCGCATCCGCCAGAAGCAGCGCGAGGTGGCCGAGCGCGCCAGCGTCAGCGCCGTGCCGCGCGCCGACTTCGTGGTGATGAACCCCACGCACTACGCGGTGGCGCTGCGCTACGACGAAGCCAGCATGGGCGCGCCCCAGGTCATCTCCAAGGGCACCGACCTGGTGGCCTTTCGCATCCGCGACCTGGCCATGGAACACGCCATTCCGGTGCTGCGCTCGCCCATGCTGGCGCGCGCGCTCTACGCCCATGCCGACCTGGACCAGCCGATTCCGGCGCAGCTCTACACCGCGGTCGCCCAGGTGCTGGCCTACGTCTATCGGCTCAAGGCGGCGATGCGCGGCGAAGGCCGCATGCCCGACGCCCCGCCGGTTCCCGATGCGCACATTCCGCCGCAGCTCGACCCCCATTCGCCGCAGGCGCAACACAGGTAA